A genomic window from Silene latifolia isolate original U9 population chromosome Y, ASM4854445v1, whole genome shotgun sequence includes:
- the LOC141630010 gene encoding putative L-type lectin-domain containing receptor kinase S.5, giving the protein MERPVLTGTLLRGIETGLGPKKIKLKDIKEGTGNFNIKNKLGSGGFGVVYLGILDRIEVAVKRINNTPARKQNLIAEVTTIGSVHHKNLVKLIGWCHENNELILVYEYMPNRSLDYYIHIESENQHKNKTKLLSWEIRHNIVCGVAQAEALDYLYNECSRRVLHRDIKASNIMLDSEFNACLGDFGLARMFSLSKTAQ; this is encoded by the coding sequence ATGGAAAGACCGGTCTTGACGGGAACACTATTACGGGGTATAGAGACAGGGTTAGGTCCGAAAAAGATCAAGCTCAAGGATATCAAGGAAGGTACCGGGAATTTTAACATCAAAAATAAGCTTGGAAGTGGCGGGTTTGGTGTCGTTTATTTGGGAATTTTGGACAGAATTGAGGTCGCGGTTAAAAGGATTAACAATACACCGGCACGGAAGCAAAATCTAATAGCAGAAGTCACAACAATCGGAAGTGTTCATCATAAGAATCTGGTGAAATTAATCGGGTGGTGTCACGAGAATAACGAGCTCATATTGGTCTATGAGTATATGCCTAATCGAAGCCTCGACTACTACATACATATCGAAAGTgaaaaccaacataagaacaaaACAAAGCTATTATCTTGGGAAATCAGGCACAACATTGTGTGTGGTGTGGCTCAGGCTGAGGCTCTCGACTACCTTTATAACGAATGTTCAAGACGAGTCCTACACCGTGACATAAAGGCTAGTAACATTATGCTTGATTCAGAATTTAATGCCTGTTTGGGAGATTTTGGCCTTGCAAGAATGTTCAGCCTAAGCAAAACGGCACAATGA